A stretch of Shewanella dokdonensis DNA encodes these proteins:
- a CDS encoding TlpA family protein disulfide reductase yields MKRYLSWLLLLLWLLSVDYAQANAHTLPKPMVLRQLVTLQHPQPLAPITLRDLQGTPHTFTENNGRMTVLSLWATWCTLCVRDLQHLQQLIPQLDPQQLSVVPLSIDEDLTLVPPFLQQHQLQFPQLWLDPQQQVADILPTDVVPATFLLNGNGELVGFVRGYVDWADASVAPYLQQLAQQITEEQP; encoded by the coding sequence ATGAAACGTTATTTAAGTTGGCTATTGCTACTGCTATGGCTACTGTCGGTAGATTACGCACAAGCCAACGCGCATACGCTGCCCAAGCCTATGGTGCTGCGGCAGTTGGTAACGCTGCAACACCCGCAACCTTTAGCACCGATTACGCTGAGAGACTTGCAAGGCACACCCCATACATTCACCGAAAATAATGGGCGCATGACAGTGCTCAGTCTGTGGGCCACCTGGTGCACTTTGTGTGTGCGTGACTTACAGCATCTACAACAGTTAATACCGCAACTCGATCCACAGCAGCTCAGCGTAGTGCCACTATCGATTGATGAAGATCTGACCTTAGTGCCGCCATTTCTGCAACAGCACCAATTACAGTTTCCACAGTTATGGCTCGACCCACAGCAGCAAGTGGCAGACATTCTGCCCACCGATGTCGTCCCGGCCACATTTTTACTGAATGGTAATGGAGAACTCGTTGGCTTTGTGCGCGGGTATGTTGACTGGGCGGATGCCAGCGTGGCGCCATACCTGCAACAGCTGGCACAACAAATAACTGAGGAGCAACCATAA
- a CDS encoding DUF2955 domain-containing protein, translating into MLLRNQPLTANDLRQCLRVAFGATLGFVLCKLMNWNYGVFYVVTPMLLLGLVPTMNGHAARQLLAAGVVSGIEVGIVGGLFGGHPGLMTPLVFLLFLYRFACMSKGSLFLFGANGVINLSIMLHFASYPVTDLNDLICSNLLACVLSVIIAYLMTALFPDVTARAAHSAEPKQPHRMRHEALLGASMATISFLVFQLCDLKDSLSAQATTLLLLFPMHWNGALGYAKKRAMGTILGVIYGLLVQLLLYDWSGLLLLVAPLLWLGTMLFAQAHVKEAAGSGVGFGAMTTLGILFGQYLTPGNDLFFSALYRISSIMGAIVGTLCICYLIHRLLNSFDATRFGQ; encoded by the coding sequence ATGTTATTGCGTAATCAGCCGTTGACGGCAAATGATCTGCGACAGTGCCTGCGAGTGGCCTTTGGTGCCACTCTGGGTTTTGTTCTTTGTAAGTTGATGAACTGGAACTACGGCGTATTTTATGTAGTGACCCCCATGCTGTTATTGGGGCTGGTGCCGACCATGAATGGCCATGCCGCGCGGCAGTTACTGGCCGCCGGGGTTGTCAGTGGTATTGAAGTGGGGATTGTCGGTGGCCTGTTCGGTGGGCATCCAGGCTTGATGACACCGCTGGTGTTCCTGTTGTTTCTGTATCGTTTTGCCTGTATGTCGAAGGGCAGTCTGTTCCTGTTTGGCGCCAATGGCGTCATTAACCTCAGTATCATGCTGCATTTTGCCAGCTACCCGGTGACAGATCTGAACGATCTGATCTGTAGCAATCTGCTGGCTTGCGTGCTGTCCGTAATTATTGCCTATCTGATGACGGCATTATTTCCTGATGTGACAGCTCGCGCCGCCCACAGCGCTGAACCCAAGCAACCCCATAGGATGCGGCATGAAGCGCTGCTCGGTGCCAGCATGGCAACGATTTCATTTCTGGTGTTTCAGCTGTGCGATCTGAAAGACTCATTGTCTGCGCAGGCAACCACCTTGCTGCTGTTATTTCCCATGCACTGGAATGGTGCGCTGGGCTATGCCAAAAAACGCGCGATGGGCACCATTCTTGGGGTGATTTATGGGCTGTTGGTGCAGTTATTACTGTATGACTGGTCAGGGCTACTGCTGCTGGTCGCGCCGCTGTTATGGTTGGGCACCATGTTGTTTGCGCAGGCGCATGTGAAAGAAGCCGCAGGCTCAGGTGTAGGTTTTGGTGCCATGACCACCTTAGGTATTCTGTTTGGTCAGTATCTGACACCCGGCAACGACCTGTTCTTTAGCGCGCTATACCGTATCTCCAGCATCATGGGCGCCATTGTTGGCACGCTGTGTATCTGCTACTTAATCCATCGCTTGCTTAATAGCTTTGACGCTACCCGCTTCGGGCAATAA
- a CDS encoding DEAD/DEAH box helicase translates to MSSSELTFRELGLSEELLRALNELGYEHPTPIQAASIVPLMEGKDILGQAQTGTGKTGAFALPLLNAIDHKLTAPQILVLAPTRELAVQVAEAFTSYAKYLKGFHVLPIYGGQSMHQQLQALRRGPQVVVGTPGRVMDHMRRGTLKLDTIKALVLDEADEMLKMGFIDDIEWILDQTPDDRQLALFSATMPEQIKRVANKHLASPINISIASSHATVDSIEQRFIQVSQHNKLEALVRVLEVENTEGIIIFVRTRNSCVELAEKLDARGYACSPLHGDMNQQARERAVDQLKNGKLDILIATDVAARGLDVERIGHVINYDIPYDTEAYVHRIGRTGRAGRSGMAILFVTNREMRMLRMIEKATNSRISPMKVPSPETVAERRLSRLGDQVAEVINGQQLDFMKGAVAQLCQQLEVDTDILAAALLYQVQQERPLQLPAMQERQRDVQDSKFQSGDDRSNRRRSSNRATPTDLGSADTLKDNPDIKMCRYMLEVGRDHGVGVGNIVGAIANEANIDSRYIGQIQLFDQITTIDLPAGMPKDILLHLKKVRVCGRPINIKEVGTQMDTGSKPRRSRKHDDEGHGYSERERSPRTERSKPRVEGERRPKRRERKE, encoded by the coding sequence ATGTCATCCAGTGAACTGACTTTCCGTGAACTCGGGCTTTCCGAGGAGTTGCTGCGCGCCCTGAACGAATTGGGCTACGAGCATCCAACCCCTATCCAGGCCGCCAGTATCGTACCTCTAATGGAGGGTAAAGATATTCTGGGCCAGGCTCAGACTGGTACCGGTAAAACCGGTGCTTTTGCTTTACCGTTACTCAACGCCATTGATCATAAATTAACCGCCCCGCAGATTTTGGTATTGGCGCCAACCCGGGAACTGGCCGTACAGGTCGCAGAAGCTTTCACCAGTTATGCCAAATACCTTAAGGGCTTTCATGTACTGCCTATCTATGGTGGGCAAAGCATGCACCAACAGTTACAGGCGCTGCGTCGCGGCCCTCAGGTAGTGGTTGGTACACCAGGTCGGGTCATGGATCACATGCGCCGCGGCACACTCAAACTCGATACCATCAAAGCGTTGGTACTGGATGAAGCGGATGAAATGCTGAAAATGGGTTTCATCGATGATATCGAATGGATCCTTGATCAGACTCCAGATGACCGCCAACTGGCGCTGTTTTCTGCCACCATGCCTGAGCAGATCAAACGTGTTGCTAACAAGCATCTGGCCAGTCCAATCAACATCAGTATTGCCTCTAGCCATGCGACCGTTGACTCAATTGAACAGCGTTTTATTCAGGTGTCACAGCACAACAAACTGGAAGCCTTGGTGCGAGTGCTGGAAGTGGAAAACACCGAAGGTATTATCATCTTCGTGCGTACCCGTAACTCTTGTGTTGAGTTGGCTGAAAAACTCGATGCCCGCGGTTATGCCTGTTCACCGCTGCATGGTGATATGAACCAGCAAGCACGTGAACGCGCCGTTGACCAGTTGAAAAATGGCAAACTGGATATTTTGATCGCCACTGACGTAGCGGCACGTGGTCTGGACGTAGAACGTATCGGTCATGTGATCAACTACGATATCCCTTACGATACCGAAGCTTACGTACACCGCATTGGTCGTACTGGCCGTGCTGGCCGCAGTGGTATGGCGATCCTGTTTGTGACTAATCGTGAAATGCGCATGCTGCGGATGATCGAAAAGGCCACTAACAGCCGTATCTCACCGATGAAAGTCCCAAGCCCAGAAACCGTAGCGGAACGTCGTTTGTCCCGTCTTGGCGATCAGGTGGCTGAAGTCATCAATGGTCAACAGCTCGACTTTATGAAAGGCGCGGTAGCACAGCTATGCCAGCAACTGGAAGTCGATACCGATATCCTAGCCGCGGCTTTGTTGTATCAGGTACAGCAAGAACGTCCACTGCAACTGCCGGCCATGCAGGAGCGGCAGCGTGATGTGCAAGACAGCAAGTTCCAGAGCGGTGATGACCGTAGCAACCGTCGTCGCAGCAGCAATCGCGCCACGCCAACCGATCTTGGCAGCGCTGACACGCTAAAAGACAATCCAGACATCAAGATGTGCCGTTACATGCTGGAAGTAGGCCGCGATCATGGGGTTGGTGTAGGTAACATCGTTGGTGCTATTGCCAACGAAGCCAATATCGACAGCCGTTACATCGGCCAGATCCAACTGTTTGATCAGATCACCACCATAGATCTGCCAGCCGGTATGCCAAAAGATATCCTGCTGCACCTGAAAAAAGTGCGCGTTTGTGGCCGCCCGATCAATATCAAAGAAGTCGGCACCCAAATGGATACTGGCAGCAAACCCCGTCGCAGCCGTAAGCACGACGACGAAGGACACGGCTATTCTGAGCGCGAACGCAGCCCACGCACTGAACGTAGCAAACCTCGTGTTGAAGGCGAACGTCGTCCTAAACGCCGTGAGCGCAAAGAGTAA
- a CDS encoding cytochrome c-type biogenesis protein, which produces MSHHKRLSLLLALALLLSLPLASAEQNLIRLSNDIAKALRCPAAINQSLYESEAPIAAELKAQIYQMLQQGQSQEQIIDFMVQRYGERIRYQPALTPATALLWIAPVLLVLGCGSLLVLGRRQGEKTA; this is translated from the coding sequence ATGAGTCACCATAAGCGGCTATCGCTACTGCTGGCCTTGGCACTGCTATTGAGTTTGCCGCTAGCAAGTGCCGAGCAAAACCTCATCCGCCTCAGCAATGACATTGCCAAGGCGTTACGTTGCCCAGCCGCCATCAACCAGAGTCTGTATGAATCGGAAGCGCCTATTGCCGCAGAGCTGAAAGCACAGATTTACCAAATGCTGCAACAAGGCCAAAGCCAAGAGCAGATCATCGACTTCATGGTGCAGCGCTATGGTGAACGCATTCGCTACCAACCGGCACTGACGCCAGCAACAGCACTGCTATGGATAGCGCCGGTCTTGCTGGTTCTGGGCTGCGGCAGCTTGTTAGTACTCGGGCGCCGTCAAGGAGAAAAAACCGCATGA